A window of the Bacillota bacterium genome harbors these coding sequences:
- a CDS encoding AEC family transporter, producing the protein MDTLLFALNAVLPILLLIALGYYLKRIRFLNENFLVIGNKFVFRVALPALLYYTIYSISSMNEINWPVVLYSVMAIMILFLIGLIISLVFIKNPRQKGVIIQAVFRSNFAIIGIPLAEAIGGSQAVAVVALVSAIVVPLMNVLSVIALAMFVKEEDAKSPFKSMLSTLTKIVKNPLIIGVALGLLTLFIRSFIPIDSTTELPVFSIKDNLEFLYLLIKWLGQVASPLALIILGGTFDFFVIKPLAKQIVIGTVSRVVIAPLVTLSLAVLLSKYTTFFNFTSMHYPAFIALLASPTAVSSAIMAKEMDNDELLAVQLVVWTTTFSILSIFIIVVIFRATGLL; encoded by the coding sequence ATGGATACTTTATTATTTGCTTTAAATGCAGTTTTACCTATATTGCTATTGATTGCTCTAGGTTATTATTTAAAAAGAATTCGTTTTCTGAATGAAAACTTTTTAGTGATAGGAAATAAATTTGTTTTTAGAGTTGCCCTTCCAGCACTTCTTTATTACACTATTTATTCTATTTCCTCTATGAATGAAATCAATTGGCCTGTAGTACTCTATTCAGTAATGGCTATTATGATTTTATTTTTGATAGGGCTCATTATTTCTTTGGTTTTTATTAAGAATCCAAGACAAAAAGGAGTAATCATTCAAGCGGTTTTTAGGTCCAATTTTGCAATTATCGGAATTCCTTTGGCCGAAGCCATCGGCGGAAGTCAAGCTGTTGCTGTCGTTGCACTTGTATCTGCAATTGTGGTTCCGCTTATGAATGTGTTATCGGTCATCGCTCTTGCAATGTTTGTTAAAGAAGAAGACGCCAAAAGTCCATTCAAATCTATGCTATCTACTCTAACTAAAATTGTTAAAAACCCTTTAATTATTGGCGTAGCTTTAGGGCTTTTAACGTTATTTATTCGTTCGTTTATTCCAATTGATTCCACTACAGAACTTCCCGTATTTTCTATTAAAGATAACCTCGAATTCCTCTATTTGTTAATTAAGTGGTTAGGTCAAGTCGCTTCTCCTTTGGCTTTAATCATCCTTGGAGGAACATTTGATTTCTTTGTGATTAAACCTTTGGCAAAACAAATTGTGATTGGGACAGTTTCAAGAGTCGTCATTGCGCCACTTGTAACATTATCTTTAGCAGTTCTTTTATCAAAATATACAACGTTCTTTAATTTTACTAGTATGCATTACCCCGCTTTTATTGCGCTTCTTGCGTCTCCTACTGCAGTATCTTCTGCCATAATGGCCAAAGAAATGGACAACGATGAATTACTCGCTGTGCAATTAGTGGTTTGGACAACAACCTTTTCCATTCTTTCTATTTTTATTATCGTTGTTATTTTCCGAGCAACCGGACTATTATAA
- a CDS encoding helix-turn-helix domain-containing protein, whose protein sequence is MDLGKKIIELRKSKHLSQEEFARKLNVPLVALFIQVIINIK, encoded by the coding sequence ATGGACCTTGGTAAAAAAATCATTGAATTAAGAAAATCAAAACACTTATCACAGGAAGAGTTTGCAAGAAAGTTAAATGTGCCATTGGTTGCTTTATTCATTCAAGTCATAATAAACATTAAATAA